One window of the Trachemys scripta elegans isolate TJP31775 chromosome 13, CAS_Tse_1.0, whole genome shotgun sequence genome contains the following:
- the GPI gene encoding glucose-6-phosphate isomerase, with product MALSSDPAFRKLAEWYKANGAKLVLRQLFEADKDRFATFSVTLNTDHGDILVDYSKNLVTEEIMKMLIDLAKSRGVENAREQMFTGEKINFTENRAVLHIALRNRSNVPILVDGKDVVPEVNKVLDKMKHFCQKVRSGEWKGYTGKAITDVVNIGIGGSDLGPVMVTEALKPYSKGGPRVWFVSNIDGTHIAKTVAELNPETTLFVIASKTFTTQETITNAETAREWLLRSANDPSAVAKHFVALSTNGPKVKDFGIDTENMFEFWDWVGGRYSLWSAIGLSIALHVGFDNFEKLLAGAHWMDNHFHTAPLEKNVPVLLAMLGVWYINFYGCETHALLPYDQYMHRFAAYFQQGDMESNGKYITKKGTRVDYNTGPIVWGEPGTNGQHAFYQLIHQGTRIIPCDFLIPVQTQHPIRNGLHHKILLANFLAQTEALMKGKTADEARKELQATGLSGEPLEKLLPHKVFEGNRPTNSIVFTKLSPFTLGALIAMYEHKIFVQGVVWDINSYDQWGVELGKQLAKKIEPELDSDAPVTSHDSSTNGLINFIKKNKA from the exons TGTGACTCTGAATACTGATCATGGGGATATCTTGGTGGATTATTCGAAGAACCTTGTTACAGAAGAGATCATGAAGATGCTGATAGACCTG GCAAAGTCAAGAGGTGTTGAAAATGCTAGGGAGCAAATGTTCACTGGAGAGAAGATCAACTTCACTGAG AATCGGGCTGTGCTTCATATTGCCCTGAGGAATCGCTCCAATGTTCCAATATTAGTGGATGGCAAAGATGTAGTCCCAGAAGTTAACAAGGTGTTGGACAAGATGAAGCACTTCTGTCAG AAAGTTCGTAGTGGAGAATGGAAAGGCTACACTGGAAAGGCAATTACCGATGTGGTCAATATTGGGATTGGTGGCTCAGACTTG GGCCCTGTTATGGTGACTGAAGCCCTGAAACCATATTCCAAGGGAGGCCCTCGTGTCTGGTTTGTATCCAACATTGATGGTACTCATATAGCCAAAACCGTGGCTGAGCTTAACCCTGAGACAACACTCTTCGTCATTGCATCTAAG ACTTTTACCACCCAAGAAACTATTACCAATGCAGAAACGGCCAGAGAGTGGCTTCTTCGTTCTGCTAATGAT cctTCTGCTGTGGCCAAGCATTTTGTCGCCTTGTCTACCAATGGT cCTAAAGTTAAAGACTTTGGAATCGACACTGAGAATATGTTTGAGTTTTGGGAT TGGGTTGGTGGCCGTTACTCATTGTGGTCAGCCATTGGTCTCTCCATTGCTCTGCATGTTG gttTTGACAACTTTGAGAAACTGCTTGCAGGAGCCCACTGGATG GACAACCACTTCCACACTGCTCCACTGGAAAAGAATGTGCCAGTTCTGCTGGCCATGCTGGGTGTCTGGTATATAAACTTTTATGGCTGTGAAACTCATGCACTCCTGCCATATGACCAGTACATGCACCGCTTTGCTGCTTACTTCCAGCAG GGTGACATGGAATCTAATGGGAAATACATCACCAAGAAAGGCACTCGTGTGGACTACAATACTGGCCCTATTGTGTGGGGTGAACCTGGAACTAATGGGCAGCATGCCTTTTATCAGCTCATTCATCAAG GAACTCGTATAATCCCCTGCGATTTTCTAATCCCAGTCCAGACTCAACATCCAATCAGAAATGGCTTGCATCACAAG ATCCTTCTGGCCAACTTTCTTGCTCAGACTGAGGCCTTGATGAAAGGAAAGACTGCTGATGAGGCTCGAAAAGAACTGCAGGCTACTGGGCTGAGTGGAGAACCTCTGGAGAAACTTCTTCCACATAAG gTCTTTGAAGGAAATCGCCCAACCAATTCCATTGTGTTTACAAAACTTTCCCCGTTCACTCTGGGAGCCTTAATTG CTATGTACGAACACAAGATCTTTGTTCAAGGAGTTGTGTGGGATATTAATAGCTATGACCAGTGGGG AGTTGAGCTTGGAAAGCAATTGGCTAAGAAAATTGAACCAGAACTGGATTCTGATGCTCCGGTGACGTCTCATGATAGCTCAACAAATGGGCTCATTAACTTCATCAAGAAGAATAAAGCTTGA